A single Tenacibaculum sp. Bg11-29 DNA region contains:
- a CDS encoding T9SS type A sorting domain-containing protein, which yields MKLIKTLCILFTSLTLFSQGFVEKQLPKPDNLSSLFIGPLLKSTIHYGAKPDNFNGKVILFNHGYIDLNQLFFTNNTFYQEAYNEGYQVVFVATTRGEGMWANGKLLAESIDTVTNKYNVNDVYIIAHSNGGKASEVAMYTHKKYNKVKKVFALGTPYWGTYLADISQQWWLNWLWKKTGLNEGGATSTTYYCRDVVRPYFDNHVNNEPSKFIILGGSGFARGHTLLAPLMFASGSVLYLHQGVNDGVSSYKSTLRPNGIYAFKKNEAYLDHVDIALGQYVWKHIKPYLDESALKKTTTKKTFELINYTKTTSDYQIINSENDYDKVIADKGNTNIDLQIFHENSYSDFHLKSTKGRLLPQRRKHSKMNSVADYVSNYTLKTSNSSVLKSNSKFVAYAHQSNGPKMVYEVKKDENILKVSFLDSNANTDDIEVTATITKTSDLLGNTAEEEIYSESFRHHQKTKNFTLDTSLFKEGVYTIYINSKHLDFTRNIISGFTVGTITNNKIKELNTPKEFLFDIKLNNTIITNSINIKTKGINPTHKLSIKIYTINGQLITDAIMIGNNGIYSTNTNNLSSGLYIATIAYKNHSKSFKIIKK from the coding sequence ATGAAATTAATTAAAACTTTATGCATTCTTTTTACATCTTTAACCCTTTTTTCACAAGGTTTTGTTGAAAAACAACTCCCAAAACCAGATAATCTTAGTTCCTTATTTATTGGACCACTCCTAAAATCAACTATTCATTATGGAGCTAAGCCTGATAATTTTAATGGCAAAGTTATTTTATTTAACCATGGGTATATTGACCTTAATCAGCTTTTTTTTACAAATAACACATTTTATCAAGAAGCTTATAATGAAGGCTATCAAGTTGTTTTTGTTGCTACAACAAGAGGAGAAGGTATGTGGGCTAACGGAAAATTATTAGCCGAATCTATTGATACTGTAACGAATAAATATAATGTAAATGATGTATACATTATTGCGCATAGTAACGGAGGAAAAGCCTCTGAGGTTGCAATGTACACACATAAAAAATATAATAAAGTTAAAAAGGTTTTTGCTTTAGGAACACCATATTGGGGTACGTATTTAGCTGATATATCACAACAATGGTGGCTAAATTGGTTGTGGAAAAAAACAGGTTTAAACGAAGGAGGTGCTACTTCAACAACATACTATTGCAGAGATGTTGTACGTCCATATTTTGACAACCATGTAAATAATGAACCTTCAAAATTTATTATTCTTGGTGGGTCTGGTTTTGCTAGAGGTCATACACTTTTAGCTCCATTAATGTTTGCTAGTGGTAGCGTTTTATATTTACATCAGGGTGTAAATGACGGGGTATCTTCATATAAAAGTACGCTTAGACCCAATGGAATTTATGCATTTAAAAAAAACGAAGCTTATTTAGATCATGTTGACATTGCATTAGGGCAATATGTATGGAAACATATAAAACCTTACTTAGATGAAAGTGCATTAAAAAAGACTACGACAAAAAAGACTTTTGAATTAATTAATTACACTAAAACTACAAGTGATTATCAAATTATTAATTCCGAAAATGATTATGACAAGGTTATAGCAGATAAAGGCAATACAAATATTGATTTACAAATATTTCATGAAAACTCATATTCCGACTTCCATTTAAAGTCTACAAAAGGTAGGTTACTTCCACAAAGAAGAAAGCATAGCAAAATGAATTCTGTAGCTGATTATGTGAGTAATTACACTCTTAAAACATCAAATTCAAGTGTTTTAAAGAGTAATTCAAAATTTGTTGCCTATGCTCATCAATCCAATGGACCAAAAATGGTTTATGAGGTTAAAAAAGATGAAAACATCTTAAAAGTATCTTTTCTAGATTCTAATGCAAATACTGATGATATTGAAGTAACAGCTACTATTACCAAAACTTCTGATTTACTAGGTAATACTGCTGAAGAAGAAATTTACTCAGAATCGTTTAGGCACCATCAAAAAACAAAAAATTTTACACTTGACACATCCCTCTTTAAAGAAGGTGTTTATACTATATACATCAACAGTAAACATCTTGATTTCACTAGAAATATAATTTCAGGGTTTACGGTTGGTACTATCACAAATAATAAAATTAAAGAATTAAATACTCCTAAAGAATTTCTTTTTGACATAAAGTTAAACAATACTATAATTACGAACTCAATAAATATCAAAACTAAAGGAATTAACCCTACTCATAAGCTTTCAATTAAAATTTATACCATAAACGGACAATTAATAACAGATGCTATTATGATTGGAAATAATGGAATATATAGCACTAACACTAACAATCTCTCTTCTGGTTTGTATATAGCTACTATAGCCTATAAAAACCATTCTAAAAGTTTTAAAATTATAAAAAAATAA
- a CDS encoding LysR family transcriptional regulator — translation MDVSLRNLKLVNVIVKEGSVTKASEKLYLSQPALSHQLKKLEEEIGLKVFNRLNKKLVLTDVGQILYSNSEKILASISLLNSELEEIKKGKKKRIRLTTECYTCYHWLPRVVQEFRKDNPAINVQINIEATKEPLQSLLEGKIDLAIVSNTSNHPSINFEPLITDEMVVILSKDNALNGEKKINLNDLINQNLILYDIPESKNYVLTNILHNNIGLVDSIQKVQLTEAIIELVSANLGISIMAKWAAESFLKNKNLKMISLDSSLGKRNWYVASLNKISKTENSFINEIKKDFKK, via the coding sequence ATGGATGTTTCTTTGCGTAACTTAAAACTTGTGAATGTCATTGTAAAAGAAGGCTCGGTAACGAAAGCCTCTGAAAAATTGTATCTTTCTCAACCAGCATTAAGTCATCAGTTAAAAAAGCTAGAAGAAGAAATTGGTTTAAAAGTATTTAATCGATTAAACAAAAAACTAGTACTTACTGATGTTGGTCAAATACTATATTCTAATTCAGAAAAAATTTTGGCCTCCATAAGTCTTCTTAATTCTGAATTGGAAGAAATAAAAAAAGGAAAGAAAAAGAGAATTAGATTGACAACCGAGTGTTATACATGTTATCATTGGTTGCCAAGAGTAGTTCAAGAGTTTAGAAAAGACAACCCAGCTATAAATGTTCAGATTAATATCGAGGCTACAAAAGAACCATTACAATCTCTTTTAGAGGGTAAAATTGATTTAGCGATTGTAAGTAATACATCAAATCATCCTTCAATAAATTTTGAACCTTTAATAACAGATGAAATGGTAGTCATTTTATCTAAAGACAATGCACTGAATGGTGAAAAAAAAATTAATTTAAACGACTTAATCAATCAAAATTTAATTTTATATGATATTCCCGAAAGTAAAAATTATGTTCTTACTAATATTTTACATAATAATATTGGACTTGTAGATTCTATTCAGAAAGTACAATTAACCGAAGCTATTATAGAATTGGTAAGTGCAAATTTGGGAATTTCGATAATGGCAAAATGGGCTGCTGAATCTTTCTTGAAAAACAAAAATTTAAAGATGATTTCATTAGATTCAAGTTTAGGAAAAAGAAATTGGTATGTTGCTAGTTTAAATAAAATTTCTAAAACTGAAAATTCATTTATTAACGAAATAAAAAAAGATTTTAAGAAATAA
- a CDS encoding haloalkane dehalogenase: protein MVQNNQNTVSNYYEVYDSKMHVLEYGKEEKGDPILFLHGNPANSFLWRNITPYVQGIGHHIIVPDLIGMGKSDKPAIDYTYMEQYTYVEKLIEKMGLKNITLILHDWGSGIGFNYFANHQDNVKAIVFMEGIIQDIGTFFPKENIDFFNKLRGPEGYKIVVEDNIFLNDVLPTWVSRDLTEEELEGYRIPFQSVESRKPIWKFISQVPLNGKPELTASIVKNYREVLQNSKLPKLFFYAEPGAFMPEPVRNWIIENIPNLEPINIGKGVHFIQEDNPELIGKKIKEFILKLED, encoded by the coding sequence ATGGTACAGAATAATCAAAACACAGTCTCAAACTATTATGAAGTATATGACAGTAAAATGCATGTACTTGAGTATGGTAAAGAAGAAAAAGGTGATCCAATACTTTTTCTACACGGAAATCCAGCAAACAGTTTTTTATGGCGAAACATTACACCTTATGTTCAGGGAATTGGACATCATATAATTGTTCCTGATTTAATAGGAATGGGAAAATCAGATAAGCCTGCTATTGATTATACCTATATGGAACAATATACTTATGTAGAAAAATTAATTGAAAAAATGGGTCTTAAAAATATTACTTTAATTTTGCACGATTGGGGCTCTGGAATAGGCTTTAATTATTTTGCAAACCATCAAGATAATGTCAAAGCAATTGTATTTATGGAAGGTATAATTCAAGATATTGGTACATTCTTTCCTAAAGAAAATATTGATTTTTTTAATAAATTACGTGGTCCCGAAGGTTATAAAATTGTAGTAGAAGATAACATATTTTTAAATGATGTTTTACCAACTTGGGTGTCAAGAGATTTAACAGAAGAAGAGTTAGAAGGGTATAGAATTCCGTTTCAATCAGTAGAAAGTAGAAAGCCAATATGGAAATTTATTTCACAAGTACCTTTAAATGGGAAACCTGAATTAACAGCTTCAATAGTAAAGAACTATAGAGAAGTTTTACAGAACTCGAAATTACCTAAATTATTTTTCTATGCTGAACCTGGCGCTTTTATGCCAGAACCAGTTAGAAATTGGATTATTGAAAATATACCAAATTTAGAACCTATTAATATTGGTAAGGGGGTTCACTTTATTCAAGAAGACAACCCAGAATTAATTGGTAAAAAAATAAAAGAATTTATATTAAAACTCGAAGATTAA